The Candidatus Obscuribacterales bacterium genome contains a region encoding:
- a CDS encoding PspA/IM30 family protein, with translation MGFFQRVGRVIRANLNSLVSQAEDPEKILEQAVSDMQNDLIEMRQGVAQAIATQKRTERQHSQAQSTADEWYRRAQLALQKGDEELAREALSRRKSYQETADSLGRQLPQQQAVVDNLRQNMMSLERKISDAKTKKDMYIARARSAKASQQLNEMLGRVGTTGAMQAFERMEERVHELEARSEAVAELGQDDLESRFSALEGNSVDDDLAAMKAELSGRSPQSLPSSPAAHTPEIDHELEELRSKVDNS, from the coding sequence ATGGGATTTTTTCAGCGAGTCGGTCGGGTGATTCGAGCCAATCTCAATTCCTTAGTGAGTCAAGCCGAAGACCCCGAAAAGATTCTAGAGCAAGCTGTCAGCGACATGCAGAACGATCTGATCGAGATGCGCCAGGGCGTGGCCCAAGCGATCGCGACTCAGAAGCGTACGGAACGGCAGCATAGTCAGGCCCAGTCTACGGCAGATGAATGGTACCGGCGGGCCCAGCTAGCCCTGCAAAAAGGAGACGAAGAGCTGGCTCGGGAAGCCTTAAGCCGCCGCAAATCCTATCAGGAAACGGCTGACAGCCTGGGTCGCCAGCTTCCTCAGCAACAAGCCGTTGTTGATAATCTGCGCCAGAACATGATGAGTTTAGAGCGCAAGATTTCGGATGCAAAAACCAAAAAGGATATGTACATTGCGCGGGCGCGCTCGGCCAAGGCATCGCAACAGCTCAATGAAATGCTGGGTCGGGTAGGTACAACCGGTGCCATGCAGGCTTTTGAGCGAATGGAAGAACGGGTGCATGAGCTAGAAGCCCGCTCGGAAGCTGTGGCGGAGCTAGGGCAGGATGATCTAGAAAGTCGGTTCTCTGCCTTGGAGGGCAATAGTGTCGATGATGATCTGGCAGCGATGAAAGCAGAGCTAAGCGGGCGATCGCCCCAGAGTCTGCCATCGAGTCCTGCAGCTCATACACCCGAGATCGATCACGAGCTTGAAGAACTGCGATCGAAGGTTGATAATTCCTGA
- a CDS encoding lipase family protein → MKNPFLPVLFTAALCLTATGAIASPSTSLADPEPMVLAQSAAAPSSSAAPPSSAASPLPLNPHWLIAISSAILAIVAVGVATQYYEQQRWKRVEFIRSIIQEFENKPSIGHVLSIIDFEEFRELPLKLPGRSDHIFFEPKDIRLRRALVSHDKTIQRKHEVESLKDIDADRYKQELKEYLIELTLRCWFDDFLSGLSNFEYYIKSKLISAEELRPYIIYWIRVIGDREYRREGASGFYEQLFTYIHKAGYTDVQKLFERYGYRILPTPYRPTDFSDEFVTSDAKRALSLGKVAYLVYSDEHYIREVLTQWGANLGVDFHYIDDPSSETQGIIFRINGNIVLGFRGTQKLRDWQTNVKIKLRKFAGKSKMETMDTEIVSLLKSDIVFQENAKVHRGFQHAWDSVAPQVVNIILRWRRVEPNATLWVTGHSLGGALATLAAAALQDTGITVNGLYTFGQPRVGDWAFQRQFDKVLGDRTFRYVNNNDIVPAVPPPILPWTFPRVYRHTGHKYYFDVKGNLTKNPDFVTRLVDGILGYAIGTLEQGFEGINDHRMEMYVAHLQKARESEKVVQELENEDKDDQASA, encoded by the coding sequence ATGAAAAATCCTTTCCTTCCGGTTTTGTTTACCGCAGCCCTTTGCCTAACGGCCACGGGGGCGATCGCTTCCCCATCCACGTCCCTCGCGGATCCTGAGCCCATGGTGTTGGCCCAGTCCGCCGCGGCTCCTTCTTCGTCCGCGGCTCCTCCTTCATCCGCCGCTTCCCCCCTGCCGTTGAACCCCCATTGGTTGATTGCCATCAGCAGCGCCATCCTAGCGATCGTTGCCGTTGGGGTTGCTACCCAGTACTACGAACAGCAGCGCTGGAAACGAGTTGAGTTTATTCGCAGCATCATTCAAGAGTTTGAAAACAAGCCATCGATTGGCCACGTCCTCTCTATTATTGACTTTGAGGAATTTCGGGAACTGCCGCTGAAGCTGCCGGGACGTTCAGACCACATTTTTTTTGAGCCCAAAGACATTCGCCTCCGCCGGGCTTTGGTGTCTCATGACAAAACTATCCAGCGTAAGCACGAGGTTGAAAGTCTTAAAGACATCGATGCCGATCGCTATAAGCAAGAGCTGAAGGAATACCTGATTGAACTTACTCTGCGCTGTTGGTTTGATGACTTCTTAAGTGGGCTTTCCAACTTCGAGTACTACATCAAATCCAAGTTAATTTCTGCCGAAGAATTACGTCCCTATATTATTTACTGGATTCGCGTGATTGGCGATCGCGAATATCGCCGGGAAGGGGCATCGGGGTTCTATGAACAGTTATTTACCTATATTCATAAGGCCGGCTATACCGATGTTCAAAAACTCTTTGAGCGATATGGCTATCGGATTTTGCCAACCCCCTACCGCCCCACAGACTTCAGCGACGAGTTTGTGACATCAGACGCAAAACGCGCCCTCAGCCTCGGCAAGGTTGCCTACTTGGTCTACTCGGATGAACACTATATCCGCGAGGTGTTAACCCAGTGGGGAGCCAACCTCGGCGTAGATTTTCATTACATTGACGACCCAAGTAGCGAGACCCAAGGCATCATCTTCCGCATCAATGGCAACATTGTTCTGGGCTTTCGCGGCACCCAAAAACTGCGCGACTGGCAAACCAACGTCAAAATCAAACTGCGGAAGTTTGCTGGTAAGAGCAAAATGGAGACGATGGATACCGAAATTGTTAGCCTCCTGAAAAGCGACATTGTTTTTCAGGAGAACGCTAAGGTTCACCGAGGTTTTCAACATGCCTGGGATAGCGTTGCTCCCCAAGTGGTCAACATCATTTTGCGCTGGCGACGGGTAGAACCTAACGCAACCCTTTGGGTGACAGGGCATAGTTTGGGAGGGGCACTGGCTACCCTAGCAGCAGCGGCTCTACAAGATACGGGTATCACAGTCAACGGCCTCTATACCTTTGGGCAACCGAGAGTAGGCGATTGGGCCTTCCAGCGCCAGTTTGACAAGGTCTTGGGCGATCGCACCTTCCGGTATGTGAACAACAATGATATTGTGCCAGCGGTGCCGCCGCCCATCTTGCCTTGGACGTTTCCTCGTGTTTATCGCCACACTGGACACAAGTATTACTTTGACGTGAAGGGCAACTTGACGAAGAACCCTGATTTTGTAACGCGTCTGGTTGATGGAATTCTAGGCTATGCGATCGGTACCCTAGAGCAAGGGTTTGAAGGCATTAACGATCACCGCATGGAAATGTATGTGGCTCACTTGCAAAAAGCCAGAGAATCCGAAAAAGTTGTGCAGGAACTTGAGAACGAGGACAAGGACGATCAAGCTTCTGCTTAG
- a CDS encoding YccF domain-containing protein produces the protein MSLLGNLIWLIFGGLIAAIGYIVGGLAICLTIIGIPFGLQVIKIGFASLTPFGKEVVVSEKANSPLRIIFDIIWLVLFGWEIAIAHLVSALILAITIIGLPFAKQHFKLVIVALLPFGRDLR, from the coding sequence ATGAGCTTACTTGGCAATCTAATTTGGTTGATTTTTGGCGGCTTGATTGCTGCGATTGGCTACATTGTGGGCGGTTTAGCCATCTGCCTCACCATCATTGGCATTCCCTTTGGCCTGCAGGTAATCAAAATAGGATTTGCCTCCCTCACACCCTTCGGCAAAGAGGTGGTGGTGTCAGAGAAGGCTAACAGTCCCTTGCGCATCATTTTCGATATTATTTGGCTGGTGCTCTTCGGCTGGGAAATTGCCATCGCCCATCTCGTCTCCGCTCTGATCCTGGCGATTACGATCATTGGCCTACCTTTCGCCAAGCAACATTTCAAGCTTGTAATTGTGGCACTGTTGCCCTTCGGCCGTGATTTGCGCTAA
- a CDS encoding SPOR domain-containing protein, which produces MSNSLLSNLNRDSDGGSDSQDAVLHPLLQAALLGLDTELDQELARYRRQRSLKPGRSPRRAQRSMHEPQERTPLPALAAGTAALAGLQSRQTAASPEQAIAPTPAALTAPGNQPLDTPVPDDYLESSEELLRSLADEAPPSPQPTYEPDEDEPGIVASLLTPLGIGSMLLLLLSSATLGYVILNPSLVGLPRLGQWGSDRSTAESVVSSSTQGGIPNPNLAEEEFVDLGLDTLSTLPRTGQPSQPSPPSANAAAPAPSANAPTTAPTTTSTALTTQLQPALTPEVVEPSPSVESDSSDVVYVPDPEPVAVAPAAPVQPPAPEPAYTPAPAPAPAETAAAPSTAPSNYYYVVTDYSGDRSLDDARQAVEDAYVRNFPDAGAQVQFGAFSDPERAEALLNELADQGIPAEIYQP; this is translated from the coding sequence CACCCTCTATTACAAGCTGCCCTGCTGGGTCTAGATACCGAACTGGATCAAGAATTAGCGCGCTATCGACGGCAGCGATCGCTGAAGCCAGGGCGATCGCCGCGCCGTGCCCAGCGTTCTATGCATGAACCGCAAGAGCGCACCCCATTGCCAGCTTTAGCAGCCGGAACAGCCGCTCTAGCTGGGTTACAGTCACGGCAGACTGCAGCATCACCTGAGCAGGCGATCGCCCCCACCCCGGCTGCCTTAACAGCGCCTGGAAACCAGCCTCTAGACACACCGGTTCCCGATGATTATTTAGAGTCGTCTGAAGAACTGCTGCGTAGCTTAGCAGACGAAGCGCCACCATCGCCTCAGCCCACCTACGAACCAGACGAGGATGAGCCCGGCATCGTTGCCAGCCTACTAACTCCGCTGGGGATTGGATCGATGCTGTTGCTCTTGCTCTCCAGCGCTACCCTCGGCTACGTCATTCTCAATCCATCACTCGTGGGTTTACCGCGCTTGGGACAGTGGGGAAGCGATCGCTCTACGGCTGAGAGCGTTGTATCATCGTCTACCCAAGGAGGTATCCCCAATCCCAATTTAGCGGAGGAGGAATTTGTGGACTTGGGGTTAGATACCCTCAGCACCCTGCCGCGCACAGGACAACCTTCACAGCCATCGCCACCCTCAGCAAACGCGGCTGCCCCTGCCCCAAGCGCTAATGCTCCAACGACAGCTCCAACCACCACCTCCACAGCTCTTACAACCCAGTTGCAACCTGCCTTAACGCCAGAGGTCGTTGAACCCAGTCCTTCCGTTGAATCAGATTCCTCGGATGTCGTCTACGTTCCTGATCCAGAGCCGGTGGCAGTGGCACCGGCTGCACCCGTTCAGCCCCCGGCTCCCGAGCCAGCCTATACGCCAGCCCCTGCACCAGCCCCTGCCGAGACTGCAGCAGCACCGTCAACAGCACCGTCTAACTATTACTATGTGGTGACAGACTACAGCGGCGATCGCAGCTTGGATGATGCTCGCCAAGCCGTAGAAGATGCCTATGTACGCAACTTCCCAGATGCAGGAGCCCAGGTGCAATTTGGAGCCTTTAGCGACCCAGAGCGGGCTGAAGCCTTGCTCAATGAGCTAGCTGACCAAGGGATTCCTGCAGAAATTTATCAACCTTAG